GTCTTAATCTACTCAAGAAGTGATAAATTTGATAAAACTATACCGCTTTTTAGCGTGCCAGGGCGCAAAGTTAGTATTCAAAAAAAGCTTATCTTAACAGGACTTAGTATGTTTGAAGGTGCTGGCGAGTTTTTAAAACTTGCAAAAGATGGCAAGCTAGCAAACGTAAAATGGCTACTTATCTATCAAAGCTCAAATTTTAAGGATGGTAAAAGCTTGAGCCTTGATCTAAATTTAAAGCCACTATTTAGTGGGAATTTTGGAAACGATAGCTACACTTGGTATGAAATTTTGGATTAAATATCTAGGCCAAAATAGTGCTTAACTAAAAAGCCAATGCCAAATGAAATGATCGCAACACCAAAAGTTATCACACACATTTCAATCACTCTTGGCAAAAATTTAAGCTCTTTTGCCACGCTTATGTAAAAGTTGTAAGTGATAATGGCAATAAAGGCAAAGAAAAACATCGATAAGACAGCGTAAAGACCACTTGAAAAGATGAAAAATGGAAGTATCAAAAACGCCGTTGTTATGATGTATGAACCACCTGTGTAGAGCGAATAGGTAAGCGGTTTGATCTCGTCACTTGGATTTTCTTTTGACTCAAGATATGCTGAGCCAGCCATGGAAAGAGCAGCTGCAATACCCATGATAAGGCCTGTTGCGCCAACTGATTTTGTATTTGAAAAAGCTAGAGCGATACCACTTAGTGTGCCAGTTAACTCAACTAATGCGTCATTCATACCAAGAACAATGCCACCGGCATTGACTAGTTTCATATCTTTTAACATAGAGATTAAATTGTTTTCATGATTTACTTCTTCTTCATAAATATCTCTAGCTTCAGGATACTCATCAACAATACCAAGATAAAATTGCTCTGCGTCTTCTTCGCGTGACTCCATAAATTTTAAAGTAAAAGATGTACCAAAAATTTTAACGAGTATCGTATAGAAGATAACTTTGAATAAATTTGCAGTTCTACTCTCACCTGTTATCTTTTGGCAAAAAGCATAGTGTCGTTTTTCTTCAGTGATTAATTTACGAAGTATTTTTTTATTTTCTTCATTTTTTTCACTAGCTTCAAGTAACGTATAGATAGCGGTATCATCTGCTTCATTTTGTAGCTGTTTTAAAGCACGTTTTTTATCTAGCATAAATTCCCCTTTTTTTAATTTTGTAAGATTTTGGATTTTGAAGTGTAAGATTAGATGGTGCGATCAGCGAGACTCGAACTCGCACACCTAGCGGCACTACCCCCTCAAGATAGCGTGTCTACCAATTCCACCATGATCGCAAAAAGAGTAAAAGCCCCAAAGAGGGGCCAAATTTAAGCTTTACGCTTAGCCAAGCATTGGGTTTGCGTAAAGAACGATAAGCGTAATAACAAGTGCATAGATAACTTGTGCTTCGATCATCGCAAGAGCGATAAACATTGTAGTCATAAGTTTGCTACCAACACCTGGGTTTCTAGCTGTTCCGCTAATTGTTGCAGCAGCTGTATTGCCCATACCAATAGCGCCACCAAGGGCTGCAAGGCCAAGGCCAATACCACCAGCGATAACTGAATATGATCTAATCATCTCGCCATCAGCGCCAAATGCAAATGCAGCAAGACCAAGAATTAAAAACACGATCTTTTTCATCGTTGCTCCTTTAAAAATTTTAAAGCTCTTTCGGATCTGTCCCCTACTTAAACTTTATGAGCCGTAATATTACAAAAACAAAACTTTGTTTCAAATAAAAACACTAAAAATTTAAATTGCCCATAAAAAATTCTTGGCTTAGAAAAATAAAAGTTTTTTTATGTTATCTTTGAAAAAATTAATTTATTCTTAATCTCAGGTAATCAATGATAAATGAAAAATTTTCAAAAATAGGCTTTGTTCTTGCGATGGCAGGATCGGCTGTTGGACTTGGTAATGCATGGAAATTTCCAACAATGGTGGGAAACAACGGTGGTTCAGCGTTTATAGTTTTATATTTGCTTCTTACGTTTGCTATCGCTTTTGTGGCGTTTTTAGCAGAGCTTAGCATTGGTAAGCTTGGTGAGAGTGACGTTGTAAGCTCTATTTATAAACTTGCTCCAAAACATAAAAAAATATGGTCCCTTTCAGGCTTTTTTATGATAGGAGCGATACTTATTGCTTCATTTTATATGGTTGTCATTGGCTGGATATTAAAGTATATCTATCTTAGTTTTTCGCCACTTTTGGCTGATACTAAAGAAGCAGCAGCGCAGTTTAATACACTTTTGGCAAATGATCTAACCAGTGCCGTGCTTTGCTTTAGTCTAGTCTTTTTAATGGTATTTTTTGCTGTTTCAAAAGGTGTGAAAAGTGGTATTGAAAAGCTAAATATCTGGATGATGCCGGGTCTTTTTATACTGCTTGTTTGTATACTTTTTTATGCAATTAGTATGGGTGATGGTTTTGTTAAGGCGGCTAAATTTTTATTTGTACCAAATTTTAGCGCGATCACGCCAGATGTTGTTTTGCAAGCTCTTGGACTTGCGTTTTTCTCGCTATCTATGGGTGTTGGCGTCATACCGACATACGCTGCAAATTTACCGGAGCAGACAAATCTTATAAAATCAACGCTTTCTATCATCTTTATAAACATATTAATAGGCATTATGATGGGGCTTGTGGTCTTTACATTTATATTTGCTTATGGGGCTGATAGTACGGCAAGTGGACCAGGGCTTATTTTTATCTCACTTGTTACGCTTTTTGCAAAGCTTGGGATAGTTGGCAATATTATGGCTATCGCATTTTTTGTTTCGCTTTTATTTGCTGGTGTTACAAGTGCTGTTTCGATGATAGAACCATTTGCTTACTATTTGGTTAGAAAATTTGAAATTTCACGTAAAATGGCTCTTATTTATATTGGAATTTTTGTCTATATTTTAGGCCTTTTTTGTATTTTTTCATACTATTCTGATACGGCTAGCACATTTAGTATATTTGGCAAGCCAGTATTTGACGCACTTGATTTTCTTACTTCAAATATAATGATGCCAATAGGTGCCATAATTTTTAGTTTTTTTGTTGGCTATAAACTTAAAAAAGAGAGCTTATATCTACTCTTTGGTGAATTTATGGGAAAAGTATTTTTTGAAATTTGGTACTTTACTCTAAGATATATAGTGCCAATTGCAATTTGCGCCATCATGATCTATCAAATAGCAGGTAAATGATGGATAGATTTAGTAAAGTTGGTTTTGTTCTTTCTATCATTGGAGCGGCTATTGGCCTTGGTAATGCATGGAAATTTCCATATATGGTCGGTAGTAATGGCGGTTCAGCATTTATTCTTATATATCTATTTTTTGCTTTTGTTGTTGGGCTTAGCATATTTTTTGCTGAGATGGCAATGGGAAAAATTTCACGCCTTGATACGGTTGGGGCATTTAAAAGTCTAGCTACAAAGGGGGCAAATTCTTGGAAATTTGCTGGTGTTGTGATGGTGACCGGGATATTCATCGCATCTTTTTATACGCTCATTATCGGCTGGGTTTTAAAATACGTTATCTTAAGTCTTGGTGAGCTTCCAAAAGATATGGCAAGCTCAGAAGCGCTTTTTGTAAATTTTACTTCAAAGGGAATAGAGGAGCAAATTTTATATTTTAGCATCGCTTTTTTTGCATACTTTTTTATACTTACAAAAGGTATAAAAAGTGGAATAGAACGTATAAATGTATATCTTATTCCAGCACTTTTTATTTTGCTTTTGCTTATGCTTGGCTACTCTTTTGGCATGAATGGATTTGATGAGGCGGCTAAATTTTTACTAGTACCAGACTTTTCAAAGATAGATCAAGGCGCTATCTTAAATGCTCTTGGGTTAGCTTTTTTTACGATGTGTATTGGCATTGGCTGCATTTTAACCTACTCATCAAGCCTAGGCAATGATACAAATTTGTTCACTTCATCGCTTTATGTGGTCTTTGCAAATATAATCATTAGCGTAATTATAGGACTTATAGTTTTTACATTCACCTATGAATTTGGCTCAGAGCCATCAAAGGGTGCAGGGTTAGCATTTATCTCGCTTCCAACGCTTTTTGCAAAGCTTGGTTTGCTTGGAAATTTCTTAGCTTTTGCATTTTTTACATCTTTATTTTTTGCTGGTATAACATCGGTCATTTCGCTAGTTGAGCCATTTATATTTTTCTTAAATAAAAGCTTGGGATTTATTAGAAATAGATCAATTATTATTGTCGGTGCCGTAGTTTATGTTTTAGGGATTTTATGTGCATTAAGCGGTATTGGCGATTTTAAAGAAGCACTTACATTTTTTGGCAAGAGCTTTTTTGATTTGCTTGATTATCTTAGCTCAAACATTATGCTCCCACTTGGTGGCATTATATTTGCCATTTTTGTTGGGTACTTTATGAAATTTGAGCTTTTAAAAGAACTATTTTTGCCTTATATGGGTGAGATTGTTTTTAAAATTTGGTATTTTTTAATAAGGTTTGTGGCACCAGTTCTAGTTTTTGTGGTGTTAGTAAGGGAGATTGCATAATGGCAAAAGAACAGTTTTCTAAAATAGGTTATGTTTTAGCAGTTGCAGGGTCAGCTGTTGGACTTGGCAATGCGTGGAAATTTCCATATATGGTCGGTGAAAATGGCGGATCAGCATTTGTTATTTTATATCTTTTGATAACGTTTTTAGTTGGCATACCTATCTTTATGGCAGAGCTAAGTATCGGCAAGCTTAGCGAAAGCGATAGTGTAAATGCCTTTAGAAAGTTGGCGGATAAAAATAAAAATTTATGGCAACTAGTTGGAATTTTAGCTATGGTAACCGCAGCTATAATCTCATCTTACTACATTGTGATCATCGGCTGGGTCTTTAAGTATTTCACACTATCTTTTGCCGGTCTTCCAAACGATATAGAAAGTTCAAAAGTAATATTTAACGAGCTTCTTACGCATGGTCTTGGCGAGCAGACGCTTTATTTTGTTATAGCATTTGTAGCTTGCTTTTTTATCCTTTCAAAAGGAGTGAAAAGTGGCATTGAAAAGCTAAATGTTTGGATGATGCCAAGCCTATTTATCATGGTTTTAATCATGCTTATCTTTTCTATGACAATGAATGGCTTTACAAAATCTGCTGAGTTTTTACTTGTTCCTGATTTTAGTAAAATTTCATTTAACTCACTCTTGCTTGCTCTTGGGCTTGCTTTTTGGACACTATCTCTTGGTATGGCAGCGATCATTACATATTCAGCTAGCCTAAGCGATGATACAAATTTAGCCACCTCTACGCTAAGTATCGTCTTTATAAATATCGTCTTAGCCATCATGATGGGTCTTGTTATCTTTACATTTATATTTGAATTTGGTGCCGAGCCGTCTCAAGGACCAGGACTTGTCTTTATCTCGCTTCCAACGCTCTTTGCTAAGCTTGGCGTGATAGGTCAAATTTTAGCTGTAGCATTTTTTGCTGCACTTATCTTTGCTGGTATTACTTCAGCTATCTCTATTGTAGAGCCGTTTGTATTTTTCTTGATCAGAGAGTATGGCATTAGCAGGATAAAAGCTCTTAGTATAGTTGGAGTTGGTGTTTTTGTTTTAGGATTTTTATGTCTTTTATCAAATATAGAAAATGTTGGCGACAAATTTATGCTCTTTGGTAAAAATTTCTTTGATTTTCTTGACTTTACCGCTTCAAATGTTCTGCTTCCAATTAGTGGTATTGGTGGAGCGATATTTGTTGGATATTTTATGAAAAGAGAAGCACTTTATGTGCTATTTAGTCCATATATGAACGACTTTGTATTTAGTGCATGGTATTTTTTATTAAGATATGTGGCGCCAGTTTGCGTATTTATCATCATGATAAATAAATTGTTTTTTTAAGGGTTGTTTATGCAAAAAGTTGAGAAATTTTTTGATAAGGTCGGTGATATAGTCGGCTATATTTGCATGTTTATTATGGCTTTGATGATAATAGATGTTTTTTTTAACGTTGTGGCAAGATATTTTTTCTCTTATGGAAACGTTGCATTTCAGGAGCTTGAGTGGCATTTTTTTGCTGTGATATTTTTGCTTGGCATGAGCTATGCATTAAAAGAAGATGCGCACGTTAGAGTTGATATCTTTTATGCTAAATTTTCACCAAAAAATAAAGCTCTTGTAAATATGATAGGAACTGTTATTTTTGTAATACCATTTGCACTTTTAGTTTCAAATTTATCATTTGAATTTGTGAGTGACGCTTATACTTCAGCTGAAGCTAGTGCAGATCCAGGTGGTCTTACTCACAGATGGATCATAAAAGCACTTATTCCTTTTTCTTTTTATCTGCTTGTATTTTTTGCGACTGGCTTTTTTATAAGAAATTTTAATCTTTACAAAAAAGCTAAAAAGGGGGAATAATGGCTGGCTTGATAATGTTTATAGCTGCACTTTTGATGCTAGGTATTGGCTTTCCAGTAGCCTTTACCTTTGGTGCGGTTTCTATGATATTTGGCATGATTGGTAGTATTGTTGAGAGTATTGGAGACGGAGATGGGCTACTTGGAAGCATCGAAGTTTTTAAAGATATGTTTAACTTCATGCCTTATAGAATTTTCTCTATCATGGAGAGTAGAATTTTTATAGCAGTTCCACTTTTTG
This genomic interval from Campylobacter concisus contains the following:
- a CDS encoding sodium-dependent transporter, with translation MINEKFSKIGFVLAMAGSAVGLGNAWKFPTMVGNNGGSAFIVLYLLLTFAIAFVAFLAELSIGKLGESDVVSSIYKLAPKHKKIWSLSGFFMIGAILIASFYMVVIGWILKYIYLSFSPLLADTKEAAAQFNTLLANDLTSAVLCFSLVFLMVFFAVSKGVKSGIEKLNIWMMPGLFILLVCILFYAISMGDGFVKAAKFLFVPNFSAITPDVVLQALGLAFFSLSMGVGVIPTYAANLPEQTNLIKSTLSIIFINILIGIMMGLVVFTFIFAYGADSTASGPGLIFISLVTLFAKLGIVGNIMAIAFFVSLLFAGVTSAVSMIEPFAYYLVRKFEISRKMALIYIGIFVYILGLFCIFSYYSDTASTFSIFGKPVFDALDFLTSNIMMPIGAIIFSFFVGYKLKKESLYLLFGEFMGKVFFEIWYFTLRYIVPIAICAIMIYQIAGK
- a CDS encoding sodium-dependent transporter translates to MMDRFSKVGFVLSIIGAAIGLGNAWKFPYMVGSNGGSAFILIYLFFAFVVGLSIFFAEMAMGKISRLDTVGAFKSLATKGANSWKFAGVVMVTGIFIASFYTLIIGWVLKYVILSLGELPKDMASSEALFVNFTSKGIEEQILYFSIAFFAYFFILTKGIKSGIERINVYLIPALFILLLLMLGYSFGMNGFDEAAKFLLVPDFSKIDQGAILNALGLAFFTMCIGIGCILTYSSSLGNDTNLFTSSLYVVFANIIISVIIGLIVFTFTYEFGSEPSKGAGLAFISLPTLFAKLGLLGNFLAFAFFTSLFFAGITSVISLVEPFIFFLNKSLGFIRNRSIIIVGAVVYVLGILCALSGIGDFKEALTFFGKSFFDLLDYLSSNIMLPLGGIIFAIFVGYFMKFELLKELFLPYMGEIVFKIWYFLIRFVAPVLVFVVLVREIA
- a CDS encoding VIT1/CCC1 transporter family protein — encoded protein: MLDKKRALKQLQNEADDTAIYTLLEASEKNEENKKILRKLITEEKRHYAFCQKITGESRTANLFKVIFYTILVKIFGTSFTLKFMESREEDAEQFYLGIVDEYPEARDIYEEEVNHENNLISMLKDMKLVNAGGIVLGMNDALVELTGTLSGIALAFSNTKSVGATGLIMGIAAALSMAGSAYLESKENPSDEIKPLTYSLYTGGSYIITTAFLILPFFIFSSGLYAVLSMFFFAFIAIITYNFYISVAKELKFLPRVIEMCVITFGVAIISFGIGFLVKHYFGLDI
- a CDS encoding F0F1 ATP synthase subunit C; protein product: MKKIVFLILGLAAFAFGADGEMIRSYSVIAGGIGLGLAALGGAIGMGNTAAATISGTARNPGVGSKLMTTMFIALAMIEAQVIYALVITLIVLYANPMLG
- a CDS encoding TRAP transporter small permease subunit, with amino-acid sequence MQKVEKFFDKVGDIVGYICMFIMALMIIDVFFNVVARYFFSYGNVAFQELEWHFFAVIFLLGMSYALKEDAHVRVDIFYAKFSPKNKALVNMIGTVIFVIPFALLVSNLSFEFVSDAYTSAEASADPGGLTHRWIIKALIPFSFYLLVFFATGFFIRNFNLYKKAKKGE
- a CDS encoding sodium-dependent transporter translates to MAKEQFSKIGYVLAVAGSAVGLGNAWKFPYMVGENGGSAFVILYLLITFLVGIPIFMAELSIGKLSESDSVNAFRKLADKNKNLWQLVGILAMVTAAIISSYYIVIIGWVFKYFTLSFAGLPNDIESSKVIFNELLTHGLGEQTLYFVIAFVACFFILSKGVKSGIEKLNVWMMPSLFIMVLIMLIFSMTMNGFTKSAEFLLVPDFSKISFNSLLLALGLAFWTLSLGMAAIITYSASLSDDTNLATSTLSIVFINIVLAIMMGLVIFTFIFEFGAEPSQGPGLVFISLPTLFAKLGVIGQILAVAFFAALIFAGITSAISIVEPFVFFLIREYGISRIKALSIVGVGVFVLGFLCLLSNIENVGDKFMLFGKNFFDFLDFTASNVLLPISGIGGAIFVGYFMKREALYVLFSPYMNDFVFSAWYFLLRYVAPVCVFIIMINKLFF